From the Ruania alkalisoli genome, one window contains:
- a CDS encoding ABC transporter substrate-binding protein, with the protein MNPTRRTMLGASAAALTATLAACSRSSDSPDTSGTGSGTDAAPTGTLQWWDHFEPLESALTGLFEDFATAGGGEVERTVYNPNEMGQALQLALGSDQMPDVFSNLTDIPAPALVSRELVGAVTLDSQAQSAAADLLFEGMHTFDGAVYSIPLFSHQQHSSLTWFDLDQVERAGGDPEAMTITWEEFRRLARAITANGDMPAWVGNLAFTDRLEEQIVDLAQAAGRPLAFNTAGVSAPDVTDPATGDYVFNSEEFIEALEFLASLIADGVMLGASTSLDARDARARWAAGDAAIFFDGPWNPGVLSGQFPDFLPQVSVTNLPSPDGHGYTARGPSSGQFWMSATSGHVDGVGTLFSLLTRPEFSTALASNMDQPPVDLAAVADADVDPTYTRAIDIFTDWCRLAPSPLVRNPAVGEVIAQMEEIRPSLGEIVQGYLGGNIDDASAALTTFNDAISAERDRAIDAVTSDGLEVSLADWEFSGYELGADYGPDRY; encoded by the coding sequence ATGAATCCCACACGACGCACGATGCTCGGCGCTTCAGCTGCGGCACTCACAGCGACTCTGGCGGCGTGCAGCCGCTCCTCTGACTCCCCGGACACGTCCGGCACGGGCTCCGGCACAGATGCCGCCCCCACCGGCACCTTGCAATGGTGGGATCACTTCGAACCCCTCGAGTCCGCCCTCACCGGACTGTTCGAGGACTTCGCCACCGCCGGTGGTGGCGAAGTGGAACGCACCGTCTACAACCCGAACGAGATGGGACAGGCCCTGCAACTGGCCCTCGGCAGCGACCAGATGCCCGACGTGTTCAGCAACCTCACCGACATCCCCGCACCCGCCCTCGTCTCCCGCGAGCTGGTCGGCGCGGTCACCCTGGACTCGCAAGCCCAATCCGCCGCCGCCGACCTGCTCTTCGAGGGCATGCACACCTTCGACGGCGCGGTCTACTCGATCCCGCTGTTCTCCCACCAGCAACACTCCAGCCTCACCTGGTTCGATCTCGACCAGGTTGAACGCGCCGGTGGCGACCCCGAGGCGATGACCATCACCTGGGAGGAGTTCCGCCGGCTCGCTCGCGCCATCACCGCGAACGGGGACATGCCGGCGTGGGTCGGCAATCTTGCGTTCACCGACCGTCTCGAGGAGCAGATCGTCGATCTCGCTCAGGCAGCCGGGCGGCCGCTCGCGTTCAACACCGCCGGTGTCTCCGCACCCGACGTCACCGATCCTGCCACCGGGGACTACGTCTTCAACTCCGAGGAGTTCATCGAAGCACTGGAGTTCCTCGCCTCCCTCATCGCGGACGGCGTCATGCTGGGCGCCTCCACCTCACTGGACGCCCGGGACGCCCGCGCCCGCTGGGCGGCAGGAGACGCGGCAATCTTCTTCGACGGACCCTGGAACCCCGGCGTGCTCTCCGGTCAGTTCCCCGACTTCCTCCCCCAGGTGTCGGTGACCAACCTGCCCTCACCGGACGGCCACGGCTACACCGCCCGCGGACCGAGCTCGGGCCAGTTCTGGATGTCCGCCACCTCCGGCCACGTCGACGGCGTCGGCACCCTGTTCTCGCTCCTGACCCGCCCGGAGTTCTCCACCGCGCTGGCCTCGAATATGGACCAGCCACCCGTCGACCTCGCCGCGGTCGCCGACGCGGACGTCGATCCCACCTACACCCGCGCCATCGACATCTTCACCGACTGGTGTCGGCTCGCCCCCAGCCCGTTGGTGCGCAATCCCGCCGTCGGAGAGGTCATCGCACAGATGGAGGAGATCCGGCCGAGCCTCGGCGAGATCGTCCAGGGCTACCTCGGCGGGAACATCGATGACGCATCCGCGGCCCTGACCACCTTCAACGACGCGATCAGCGCCGAGCGCGACCGGGCGATCGACGCCGTCACCAGTGACGGCCTCGAGGTCTCGCTCGCGGACTGGGAGTTCAGCGGCTACGAACTGGGCGCCGACTACGGGCCGGATCGGTACTGA
- a CDS encoding carbohydrate ABC transporter permease, translating into MATTLTRSAPPPTPPRSARARHGGWIALFVAPTVVLFGLYTLWPSLSSVFYSMLEWRGLGTDRSFIGLSHYERALADPLFWRSVGVTMAIIAVTVPIRVAIALVLAIMLNNPRLPLARLLRTAFFLPVVATTAIVGIVMGFVLDPSAGPVNTLLELLGLPPVDFLGSSDTALGSVMAVHIWKWMGITMIYWLAALQTVPMDLYEAAEIDGAGTWHKFRHITLPMLTPFAVIITLLTVVETMQVFDLVLTMTGGGPFFSTLVTEVYIYEQAFTSANPNLGYAATLGVLFGVLTVIVVGSLLLITRLVRGRKEVTA; encoded by the coding sequence GTGGCGACCACGCTCACCAGATCTGCACCACCACCCACCCCGCCACGGTCGGCTCGTGCCCGGCACGGCGGCTGGATCGCCCTGTTCGTCGCCCCCACGGTTGTGCTGTTCGGGCTGTACACGCTGTGGCCGAGCCTGTCGAGCGTCTTCTACTCGATGCTCGAGTGGCGGGGTCTGGGCACCGACCGGTCATTCATCGGACTGAGCCACTACGAACGCGCCCTCGCCGACCCGCTCTTCTGGCGCTCGGTCGGCGTCACGATGGCGATCATCGCGGTCACCGTCCCGATCCGGGTAGCGATCGCGCTCGTGCTGGCCATCATGCTCAACAACCCGCGCCTGCCACTCGCCCGCCTGCTGCGCACGGCCTTCTTCCTGCCAGTCGTCGCCACGACCGCCATCGTTGGGATCGTGATGGGGTTCGTGCTCGACCCCTCCGCTGGGCCGGTCAACACACTGCTGGAGCTGCTCGGCCTCCCACCGGTCGACTTTCTCGGCAGCTCCGACACCGCACTCGGCAGTGTGATGGCCGTCCACATCTGGAAGTGGATGGGCATCACGATGATCTACTGGCTGGCCGCCCTGCAGACCGTCCCGATGGACCTGTACGAGGCGGCGGAGATCGACGGCGCCGGCACCTGGCACAAGTTCCGGCATATCACCCTGCCGATGCTGACCCCCTTCGCCGTGATCATCACCCTGCTCACCGTGGTGGAGACCATGCAGGTCTTCGACCTCGTCCTCACCATGACCGGCGGCGGCCCGTTCTTCTCCACCCTCGTCACCGAGGTCTACATCTACGAGCAGGCCTTCACCTCGGCCAACCCGAACCTCGGGTACGCGGCCACGCTGGGTGTGCTCTTCGGAGTCCTCACCGTGATCGTCGTCGGCTCCCTGCTGCTGATCACCCGCCTCGTGCGCGGGCGGAAGGAGGTCACGGCATGA
- a CDS encoding carbohydrate ABC transporter permease: MTSTLSRPTAERASPAKGTDRRRLPVSRKTMRWVQTAILVVVALIWIYPLLWIFAASVKDATGIFAGGLSLLPEQWHWDNYSRAWSEAGFSRYMINTVIVTVATVAIVVVRCAAAGYVIARYRFRGRRLLIGVLAATMFIPTGLFIVPVVELSDVLGLLNTHLGLILALAGGGHVAAVLLYAGFFAQIPKELEEAAVVDGAGFARTFFRIMLPLSGPITATVVVLTFLATWNNFFLPLVFTFSVPDNRTLAVGMLAFEGTNSTDWSGLAAAASLSLLPILALFVLLQRHFVEGIAGAVKS; encoded by the coding sequence ATGACTTCCACACTCTCCCGCCCGACGGCGGAGCGAGCCTCACCTGCGAAAGGTACGGACCGCCGTCGCCTGCCTGTGTCCCGCAAGACTATGCGCTGGGTGCAGACGGCAATCCTCGTCGTCGTGGCGCTCATCTGGATCTACCCGCTGCTGTGGATCTTCGCGGCGTCGGTCAAGGACGCCACCGGCATCTTCGCCGGCGGCCTCTCGCTCCTGCCGGAGCAGTGGCACTGGGACAACTACTCGCGCGCTTGGTCCGAGGCCGGGTTCTCGCGCTACATGATCAACACGGTGATCGTCACCGTGGCGACCGTGGCCATCGTGGTGGTGCGCTGCGCGGCGGCCGGGTACGTGATCGCCCGGTACCGGTTCCGCGGCCGGCGGCTGCTGATCGGCGTGCTCGCCGCCACGATGTTCATCCCGACCGGGCTGTTCATCGTGCCGGTGGTCGAACTCAGCGACGTGCTCGGGCTGCTGAACACCCACCTCGGGCTGATCCTCGCCCTCGCCGGTGGGGGTCACGTCGCGGCGGTGCTGCTCTACGCGGGCTTCTTCGCGCAGATCCCGAAGGAGCTGGAGGAGGCGGCCGTGGTAGATGGTGCCGGTTTCGCGCGGACCTTCTTCCGCATCATGCTGCCGCTGTCCGGTCCGATCACAGCCACTGTGGTGGTGCTGACGTTCTTGGCCACCTGGAACAACTTCTTCCTCCCGTTGGTGTTCACCTTCAGCGTGCCGGACAACCGCACGCTCGCCGTCGGGATGCTCGCGTTCGAGGGCACCAACTCCACCGACTGGTCCGGCTTGGCGGCCGCCGCCTCGCTGTCGCTGCTGCCGATCCTCGCGCTGTTCGTGCTCCTGCAGCGGCACTTCGTGGAAGGGATCGCCGGTGCCGTGAAGAGCTGA
- a CDS encoding sulfatase-like hydrolase/transferase: MTRPNILLISTDQQRWDALGAAGNTHIRTPNLDRLAAQGARFTNCYTQSSVCAPSRASLMTSRYVHNHGLWANGVDIDPGEQLFTRALTDAGYDCGLVGKFHLGAAFGGRVEPRIDDGFRVFRWSHDPYVRSEANHYHLWLEEHFPGVLDEAMARGGAAAIDNLPTEQHYSRWIGEETIEYLTTGREKDKPFCFVVNFFDPHHGFGSPSDYRASYDAQSLPAPVTSDLSTKPDIYTEASQRSYAGHDTGFAECTEEEIQDIIAHYYAMVTLIDDEVGRILDALDAEGLAEDTIVIFTSDHGEMLGDHQMLLKGPMMFDCSVKVPLLVRWPGQIPEGTVREELVEWIDLAPTVLASAGVDPLPRQQGRDLAPLWNDGQGGSTWEDRDWVLSEYRNSCWPYDPPVHTTMVRQGSWKIVVHHGPPATTRSRDGELYDLAADPHEQINLWHDPEAAGRRLEMERTVLDVLVATEERSRVRHAAF, encoded by the coding sequence ATGACCCGCCCGAACATCCTGCTCATCAGCACCGACCAGCAGCGCTGGGACGCCCTCGGCGCCGCCGGGAACACCCACATCCGCACCCCGAACCTGGACCGGCTCGCCGCCCAGGGGGCGCGCTTCACCAACTGCTACACCCAGTCCTCGGTGTGTGCCCCGTCCCGGGCCAGCCTGATGACCAGTAGGTACGTGCACAACCACGGGTTATGGGCGAATGGCGTGGATATCGATCCGGGTGAGCAGCTCTTCACCCGCGCCCTCACCGACGCCGGCTATGACTGCGGACTGGTCGGCAAGTTCCATCTCGGTGCGGCGTTCGGGGGGCGCGTGGAGCCACGTATCGATGACGGGTTCCGGGTGTTCCGGTGGTCGCACGATCCGTACGTGCGCAGCGAGGCGAACCACTATCACCTGTGGCTGGAGGAGCACTTCCCCGGGGTGCTCGATGAGGCGATGGCCCGAGGCGGGGCGGCCGCCATCGACAATCTGCCCACCGAGCAGCACTACAGCCGGTGGATCGGCGAGGAGACGATCGAGTACCTCACCACCGGGCGGGAGAAGGACAAGCCGTTCTGCTTCGTGGTGAACTTCTTCGACCCGCACCACGGGTTCGGCTCGCCCTCGGACTACCGGGCCAGCTATGACGCGCAGTCTCTGCCGGCGCCGGTGACCTCGGACCTGAGCACCAAACCGGACATCTACACCGAAGCCTCGCAGCGGTCCTATGCCGGGCACGACACCGGCTTCGCCGAATGCACCGAGGAGGAGATCCAGGACATCATCGCCCACTACTACGCGATGGTCACCCTGATCGACGACGAGGTCGGCCGGATCCTCGACGCTCTCGACGCCGAGGGCCTGGCGGAGGACACGATCGTCATCTTCACCAGCGACCACGGGGAGATGCTCGGCGATCATCAGATGCTGCTCAAGGGCCCGATGATGTTCGACTGCTCCGTCAAGGTGCCGCTGCTGGTGCGCTGGCCGGGGCAGATCCCGGAAGGGACCGTGCGCGAGGAGCTGGTGGAGTGGATCGACCTGGCTCCCACGGTGCTCGCCAGCGCGGGCGTGGATCCGCTGCCGCGACAGCAGGGACGCGACCTGGCCCCGCTGTGGAATGACGGGCAAGGCGGCTCGACGTGGGAGGACCGGGACTGGGTGCTCTCGGAGTACCGGAACAGCTGCTGGCCCTACGACCCGCCCGTGCACACGACCATGGTGCGCCAGGGCAGCTGGAAGATTGTCGTCCATCACGGGCCACCGGCGACTACCCGCTCGCGCGACGGCGAACTGTATGACCTGGCGGCCGATCCGCATGAGCAGATCAATCTCTGGCACGACCCGGAGGCGGCCGGGCGTCGGCTGGAGATGGAGCGCACGGTGCTGGATGTGCTGGTGGCCACCGAAGAACGCTCCCGGGTCCGGCACGCCGCCTTCTGA
- a CDS encoding acylphosphatase — protein MAERIARHVLISGRVQGVAFRAHARRRAERLEVDGWVRNLSDGRVEAWAEGAPDVVGSLLDWLATGPPSAEVTGTQITEEDPQGLSSFEIRR, from the coding sequence ATGGCTGAGCGCATCGCACGACACGTTCTCATCTCCGGCCGCGTGCAGGGCGTAGCCTTCCGGGCTCACGCACGCCGACGTGCCGAGCGGCTCGAAGTCGACGGCTGGGTGCGCAACCTGAGCGACGGTCGCGTCGAGGCCTGGGCGGAAGGCGCACCGGACGTCGTCGGGAGCCTCCTTGACTGGCTGGCCACCGGGCCGCCGAGCGCCGAGGTGACCGGCACCCAGATCACCGAGGAGGACCCGCAGGGACTCTCCTCGTTCGAGATCCGACGCTAG
- a CDS encoding LacI family DNA-binding transcriptional regulator — translation MADAVGVSVNTVSRALRGESGVSAESRETIRRAAERLGYVPNVHARSLVLGGPRTIGLVITNVSNPFYAELISAIEQRAAEEGYHIVLFLSEESTAREQAAAENVIRSGLDGVIVVPVQGETNPWPAVERAGIPLVVVNRRLDDLDVDTVATDNHAGAYAATSHVIAQGARSIVMLEEDLPITTIDQRIQGFRDALVDASLPLDDRQVIMVPTRRNDRAALPWQAGDAYRVTVDLLARGHRPDGCVVGNDYFALGLYRALRERGLRCPEDTLVVGFGDYPFAEFLEPPLSTVRLPAGEVGRAAVDRLMHRVNGAEPRSREVTLVPPELVTRRSTGS, via the coding sequence GTGGCCGACGCCGTCGGAGTATCGGTCAACACGGTCTCGCGGGCGCTCCGTGGCGAGTCCGGCGTGAGCGCGGAGTCTCGCGAGACGATCCGACGTGCTGCCGAGCGCCTGGGCTATGTGCCCAACGTGCATGCGCGCTCGCTCGTCCTCGGCGGCCCGCGCACCATCGGTCTGGTCATCACGAACGTCTCGAACCCGTTCTACGCCGAGCTCATCAGCGCGATCGAGCAACGCGCGGCCGAGGAGGGCTATCACATCGTCCTGTTCCTCAGCGAGGAGTCGACCGCTCGGGAACAGGCCGCCGCCGAGAACGTGATCCGCTCCGGGCTGGACGGCGTGATCGTGGTCCCGGTGCAGGGGGAGACGAACCCCTGGCCGGCCGTTGAGCGCGCCGGGATCCCGCTCGTCGTGGTCAATCGGCGCCTGGACGATCTCGACGTCGATACGGTGGCCACCGACAACCATGCGGGTGCGTATGCGGCGACCTCCCATGTGATCGCGCAGGGGGCCCGATCGATCGTGATGCTCGAGGAAGACCTGCCCATCACCACGATCGACCAACGCATCCAGGGCTTCCGGGATGCTCTCGTGGACGCTTCGCTCCCGCTCGACGACCGCCAGGTGATCATGGTGCCGACTCGGCGCAATGATCGCGCCGCGCTCCCGTGGCAGGCGGGAGATGCCTATCGCGTGACCGTCGACCTGCTGGCGCGCGGTCACCGGCCGGACGGGTGCGTCGTGGGCAACGACTACTTCGCGCTGGGGCTCTACCGCGCCCTCCGCGAGCGGGGTCTGCGATGTCCGGAAGACACGCTGGTGGTCGGGTTTGGGGACTACCCGTTCGCGGAGTTCTTGGAGCCGCCGTTGTCGACCGTGCGGCTGCCGGCCGGGGAGGTCGGTCGCGCCGCGGTCGACCGGTTGATGCACCGGGTGAACGGTGCCGAGCCCCGCTCCCGTGAGGTCACGCTGGTGCCGCCGGAGCTGGTCACCCGGAGATCGACCGGATCATGA
- a CDS encoding DUF6772 family protein, which translates to MTSVDTDSLRAAMRDAIRASDVRLSKYNPLPRILALDDFNEGTNGWTELIGNFNGRGDLDTVDAHMRDFRTPQLSNATFFDTGTHGAMTGTYSLKLATRPYPGHTATAIRRLTMAGRGLVQIEAYLTYKAEAQLGGDAERDQYGDVAWDGNLHPSEAQFGAFTVATDLCGDGGRRYHTVARFQNTDADGNLVRRLSYPVVPEPTPKEHLEGKFALPYAADFTAPDPNDWRYLGDPIEMCFNEVPTKVNWHYVRWLVDTEKRRNVEFQLNDRIIDMSDVPVPVYDEPYESLDNLLNFYFSVRTLSGVRNFLFLDSVVISADW; encoded by the coding sequence GTGACCTCGGTCGATACCGACTCGCTGCGCGCGGCGATGCGCGATGCGATCCGTGCCAGCGATGTCCGTCTGTCGAAGTACAACCCGCTGCCCCGCATCCTCGCCCTCGATGACTTCAACGAGGGCACCAACGGTTGGACCGAGCTGATCGGCAACTTCAACGGCCGGGGTGACCTCGACACGGTCGACGCGCATATGCGCGACTTCCGCACGCCACAGCTGTCGAACGCGACGTTCTTCGACACCGGTACCCACGGTGCGATGACGGGCACCTACTCGCTCAAGCTCGCCACACGTCCGTACCCGGGGCACACGGCGACCGCGATCCGTCGCCTCACCATGGCCGGTCGCGGCTTGGTGCAGATCGAGGCCTACCTGACCTACAAGGCGGAGGCTCAGCTGGGCGGCGATGCCGAGCGTGACCAGTACGGCGACGTTGCCTGGGACGGCAACCTACACCCGTCCGAGGCGCAGTTCGGGGCCTTCACGGTGGCGACGGACCTCTGTGGTGACGGCGGCAGGAGATATCACACGGTTGCTCGGTTCCAGAACACCGATGCCGACGGCAACCTCGTGCGCCGGCTGTCCTACCCGGTCGTGCCGGAGCCCACACCGAAGGAGCATCTCGAGGGGAAGTTCGCGCTGCCCTACGCTGCCGACTTCACCGCCCCCGATCCGAACGACTGGCGCTACCTCGGCGATCCGATCGAGATGTGTTTCAACGAGGTTCCGACCAAGGTCAACTGGCACTACGTGCGGTGGCTCGTCGACACCGAGAAGCGTCGCAACGTCGAGTTTCAGCTGAACGACCGGATCATCGACATGAGCGACGTTCCCGTCCCTGTCTACGACGAGCCCTACGAGTCCCTGGACAACTTGCTCAACTTCTACTTCTCGGTCCGGACGCTCTCCGGCGTCCGCAACTTCCTGTTCCTCGACTCTGTCGTCATCTCAGCCGATTGGTGA
- the nikB gene encoding nickel ABC transporter permease, with translation MGAYLARRLMFSVFILWGAVSIIFVVLRLVPSDPARLILGSDATEAEVDALRDEMGLNDPLFAQYGTYLGDLLRLDFGDSYRQQRDSFELVIERLPATLELALVAMVIALVIGILLGVLAALRVNRLTDRIISVGSLLAQSLPSFWIGIVFILIFARGLGVLPSGGTGSPAHMVLPAITLAMPMLAILIRMTRSGLLEVIHEGYIQTARAKGLSERVVIFPHAIRNALIPIVTIVGLQFGGLLAGSVIVEMVFSWPGIGRLLIESIGQRDYNVVQASVLVIAAGFVFANLVVDVLYGYLDPRVRLVSR, from the coding sequence ATGGGCGCCTACCTGGCCCGACGACTCATGTTCTCGGTCTTCATCCTGTGGGGCGCCGTCTCGATCATCTTCGTGGTGCTTCGACTCGTCCCCTCGGACCCGGCACGCCTGATCCTGGGATCAGACGCCACCGAGGCGGAAGTCGACGCTCTCCGTGACGAGATGGGCCTGAACGACCCGCTCTTCGCCCAGTACGGGACATACCTGGGCGATCTGCTCCGTCTCGACTTCGGAGACTCCTACCGGCAGCAGCGCGACTCCTTCGAACTGGTGATCGAACGACTCCCGGCCACCTTGGAGCTCGCCCTGGTGGCGATGGTCATTGCGCTCGTGATCGGCATCCTGCTGGGCGTGCTCGCAGCTCTGCGAGTCAACCGGCTCACCGACCGGATCATCTCGGTCGGCTCCTTGTTGGCTCAGTCGCTGCCCTCGTTCTGGATCGGCATCGTGTTCATCCTGATCTTCGCCCGTGGACTGGGAGTTCTCCCGAGCGGTGGCACCGGTTCACCCGCACACATGGTCCTGCCCGCCATCACCCTGGCGATGCCGATGCTCGCGATCCTGATCCGGATGACCAGGAGCGGACTGCTGGAAGTGATCCATGAGGGGTACATCCAGACGGCACGAGCCAAGGGGTTGAGCGAGCGGGTCGTGATCTTCCCGCACGCGATCCGCAATGCGCTGATCCCCATCGTCACGATCGTCGGGTTGCAGTTCGGTGGGCTGCTCGCCGGATCGGTGATCGTGGAGATGGTGTTCAGCTGGCCCGGCATCGGCCGCCTGCTCATCGAGTCGATCGGCCAACGTGACTACAACGTGGTGCAGGCGTCCGTCCTGGTCATCGCAGCCGGGTTCGTGTTCGCGAACCTGGTGGTCGATGTGCTCTACGGCTACCTCGATCCGCGAGTGAGGTTAGTATCCCGATGA
- a CDS encoding ABC transporter permease has product MTARTTEPQVAPAASGAATRRGRSNTVGRKRIIGCLIVIACYVLIALIGPLLMQYDPVRTFTEDRLLPPGSTTSQGTVALFGTDQVGQDILAQMMLGARVSITVGAGTLALAGFIGVTIGLLAGYRGGWLDSVLMRLADIQLSFPSILLAILIAAVVGPSVVNVIVVLAITNWVTFARVTRGQVLTVKNREYVDAARTLGARHLHLVLRTIFPACLAPILVVATVELGQVILAEASLSFLGLGVPTGVPSWGTTIANGRSYLGDAWWISTLPGLALATLVLTCGVLGDAMRDRYDPKMRSL; this is encoded by the coding sequence ATGACCGCACGAACCACTGAACCCCAGGTTGCTCCTGCAGCATCCGGTGCCGCCACGCGCCGTGGCCGGTCGAACACGGTGGGACGCAAACGCATCATCGGATGCCTGATCGTGATCGCCTGCTATGTCCTCATCGCGCTGATCGGGCCGCTGCTGATGCAGTACGACCCCGTACGCACGTTCACCGAGGATCGACTCCTCCCTCCAGGGAGCACTACGTCCCAGGGGACGGTCGCACTGTTCGGTACCGACCAGGTGGGCCAGGACATCCTGGCTCAGATGATGCTCGGCGCACGCGTCTCGATCACTGTGGGCGCCGGCACCCTGGCGCTCGCCGGCTTCATCGGCGTCACCATCGGGCTCCTGGCAGGGTATCGCGGCGGCTGGCTCGATTCAGTGCTGATGCGGTTGGCCGATATTCAGCTCTCCTTCCCGTCGATCCTGCTCGCCATCCTGATCGCAGCGGTTGTCGGCCCCAGCGTCGTGAACGTCATCGTGGTCCTCGCGATCACGAACTGGGTGACCTTCGCGCGCGTCACCCGGGGGCAAGTTCTCACGGTGAAGAATCGCGAGTACGTCGACGCGGCGCGCACCCTCGGTGCCCGGCATCTGCACCTCGTTCTACGCACCATCTTCCCGGCCTGCCTCGCGCCGATCCTGGTCGTGGCCACCGTCGAGCTCGGGCAGGTCATCCTCGCGGAGGCATCACTGTCCTTCCTCGGGCTCGGCGTACCGACTGGCGTGCCGAGCTGGGGCACCACGATTGCGAACGGCCGCTCGTACCTCGGCGACGCCTGGTGGATCTCCACACTCCCCGGTCTCGCCCTCGCCACCCTGGTCCTCACCTGCGGGGTGCTGGGCGATGCGATGCGGGACCGCTACGACCCGAAGATGAGGAGCCTGTGA